One genomic window of Monodelphis domestica isolate mMonDom1 chromosome 1, mMonDom1.pri, whole genome shotgun sequence includes the following:
- the RNASE4 gene encoding ribonuclease 4, which yields MAMQKIGSLFLLLALLGLWLVQPSSGQNRRYQQFLRQHVDPSSEGGDSTYCNQMMHRRRMTEPRCKPVNSFIHEDIWNINSICRTTDIRCKNGQMNCHEGIMKTTDCRVTGGSTSPNCRYRAMTRTRHVVIACEDLLPVHFDR from the coding sequence ATGGCTATGCAGAAGATTGGATCATTGTTTCTGCTGTTGGCCTTGCTTGGCCTATGGTTGGTGCAACCTTCTTCTGGCCAGAATCGGAGGTACCAACAGTTCTTGAGACAGCATGTGGATCCTTCTAGTGAAGGTGGTGACTCTACTTATTGCAACCAGATGATGCACCGGAGGCGGATGACTGAGCCAAGATGCAAGCCTGTTAACAGCTTCATCCATGAGGACATCTGGAACATCAACAGTATCTGCCGTACCACTGACATCAGATGCAAGAATGGTCAAATGAACTGCCATGAAGGCATTATGAAGACCACAGACTGCAGAGTGACAGGTGGCTCCACTTCCCCAAACTGTAGGTACAGGGCGATGACCAGAACCAGGCATGTTGTCATTGCCTGTGAAGATTTGCTGCCTGTGCACTTTGATAGGTAG
- the EDDM3B gene encoding epididymal secretory protein E3-beta, which produces MLSELKARSRDRSSWIQIWPQTQYTALILRQKVTLVDRMASVVNGTGPVLLMLLSLWVLPGYSEDLAWQEFMKQHHLSLGLDFNQLSCEGLMGAKESLKGKASHTFIYAFWSQIEDICYRDGLDRYENVQVWSKKPFKILTCEQLESGQGYRSISSYSYVELHCGLNGFPVSLEDIKVKKIISN; this is translated from the exons atgctcagtgaattgaaagccagatctagagacagaagttcctggattcaaatctggcctcagacacaataCACAgcgttgattctaagacagaag GTGACCCTGGTGGATAGGATGGCATCTGTTGTCAATGGCACAGGCCCTGTCTTGCTGATGCTGCTCTCTCTGTGGGTGCTTCCTGGATACTCTGAAGACCTGGCCTGGCAGGAGTTCATGAAGCAACACCATCTGAGCCTAGGCTTGGATTTCAACCAGCTGAGCTGTGAAGGTCTTATGGGTGCCAAGGAATCTCTGAAGGGCAAAGCCTCCCACACTTTCATCTATGCTTTTTGGAGCCAGATAGAAGATATATGCTATAGGGATGGGTTAGATCGATATGAGAATGTGCAGGTATGGAGCAAGAAACCATTCAAAATCCTTACTTGTGAGCAGCTGGAATCAGGTCAAGGCTATAGGAGCATTAGTAGCTATAGCTATGTAGAGCTCCACTGTGGCTTGAATGGATTCCCTGTGAGCCTAGAGGACATCAAGGTAAAGAAGATAATCTCAAATTAG